The genomic stretch GTCGACTTTAATGCCAAAGTTAAGAAAGGTCAGGTGATTGCTCGTATTGACCCACGTGAATGGCAGGCTCGTTTTGATCAAGCGGATGCTAATTACATCTTGGCTAAACGCAATCACGACAACAACCAGCGTTTGATTGAGAAAAACTTTGTTTCACCAGCAGCTTTTGATCAAACCCTTAGTGCTTATAAAAGTGCTAAAGCTGCTTTAACGATGGCTAAGAAAGCTTTAGATGACACCGTTATTAAAGCCCCAGTAGATGGCGTGGTAGTTAAGCGTAGCGTTGAGCCTGGACAAACAGTGGCAGCTAGTTTGCAAGCGCCTGAGTTATTCATCATTGCTCAGGATTTGGCAGATATGCAAGTCGAAACATCGATTGATGAATCAGATGTGGGGCGTATTACCGAAGGTATGTCAGCAACATTCACGGTAGATGCCTTCCCTGGAAAAGTATTTAAAAGCCAAGTGAAGCAAATTCGTAAATCACCAATCAATGTTCAGAATGTGGTGACATACACCGTTCTATTAACGGCACAAAACCCTGACTTAAAACTATTGCCAGGTATGACCGCGAATGCCACCATTGTGACGGAGCAAAAAGAGTCTGTATTACGTCTTCCGAATGCCGCTTTGCGCTTCCGTATGCCAATGGCTGAAGGCGCTAAAAATGCCGATGGAAAATCTGCTCGTCCAGCTACATCTAGTACATCAGGAGCTCCAGGTTCTAATGCGGCGGATGGGTCTGGCGGCAAACCCTACAGTGCTGGCGCTGCGGCTTCTGGCAGGTTGCGCAAAGTATGGGTGATGGATGGGCAAGGTTTAGCCAAGAAGCCTATGCAGAAAACAGTACGCGTGGGTTTAAGTGACGGTAGTGCTACGGAACTATTACCTGTTAAAGAAGGGTCTGATTCAGAGCAATCTTTAAAGGCTGGAGATTTAGTCATTATTGGCGTGCAAGGTGGTGCTGGTGCTCCAGGATCTAATTCTATGAAACCACCCCCTGGGCCTAGATTGTTCTAATTGTTATTTTTATGGTTCTCATACAAACACGCGACTTAGTTAAAACCTATGGAGTGGGTGAGCAGATTGTTCACGCACTTGATGGGGTATCGATTGATATCAATGAAGGCGAGTTTGTGGCGATTGTGGGTGCTTCAGGTTCTGGTAAATCCACGTTCATGAACATGATTGGTTGTTTAGATAAGCCAACGAGTGGTACTTACCATTTGGCCGGTGAAGATGTTGAAGCGATGGATGATGATGCTTTAGCTGATTTGCGTAATCGACGTATTGGTTTTGTTTTTCAACAATTCAATTTATTACCAAGAACATCAGCTATTGAAAATGTTTCATTACCCTTGCTTTACGCTAGGGAAGGTAATTTGGCAGGTCTGACTAAAGAGCAGCGTTATGAGCATGCGAAGGTTCGTTTAGAGCAAGTGGGTTTAGGTGAACGTTTATTTAACACGCCGGCACAACTCTCAGGTGGGCAACAGCAGCGTGTAGCAATCGCGAGAGCTTTGGTTAATGACCCCAATCTCATTTTGGCAGATGAGCCCACGGGAGCTTTAGACTCTAAAACGAGTGCTGAAGTAATGGCTCTACTAACAGAGCTCAATCATCAAGGTATGACCGTGGTGGTGGTGACTCACGAACCAGATGTGGCTGCTTATGCCAATCGCACCATTACTTTTAAAGATGGCAAAGTTATTTCTGATGTGGCTAAAGAAAAAATGGCAACAACAGCAACAATAATCAAACAAACATCAGCAACAAAGGGAGACTTTTTATGAACCTCCCCATAGCTCTTCAAGCCCTTAAAGTTAATAAGTTACGTTCAGCTTTGACGATGTTGGGCATCATCATTGGTGTGGCTGCTGTGATTGTCATGATTGCGGTTGGTAGTGGTGCGCAAGCGCGCGTCAAAGAACAGATTGCTGGCCTTGGATCTAATTTAATGATTTTGTGGCCGGGCTCAGTGACCACAGCAGGGGTGAGGGGTGGCACAGGAACAGCTCAAACTCTCGTGGAGGATGATGCATGGGCTGTCATGCGTGAGATATCTGAAGTGCAAGTCGCAGCTCCTACGCAACGAGGTAGTGGTCAAATTGTTTGGAACAACACCAACTGGTTAGCCGCGATTGTTGGGGCAACCCCAGAATATTTTGAGACGCGTGATTGGGTGCTGGTTTCTGGACGCATGTTTGAGCCAGGTGAGTTATCTAGTGCGGGTAAGGTAGCCATTATTGGCCAAACGGTTGCTAATGAATTATTTGGTGAGGAAGATCCCATTGATCAAGTTATCCGTGTGCGTGGAGTGCCTTTTACGGTGATTGGTCTTTTAGATAAAAAAGGCCAAAACATGATGGGGCAAGATCAGGATGATCTGGTGGTTTTGCCTCTATCAACAGCACGTAACAAAATATTTGGGGCTTTACCGGGACGTATTGGTCGAGTCAGCACCATCTTTATTAAGGCTCGTGATGGCGCAGATATGAAAGCCGCGGAAGAGAAGATACAAGACTTATTACGTCAACGACATCGCTTAGGGGTTAATACTCCTGATGATTTTACTTTGCGTAATCTGACAGAAATATTGCAAGCTCAAGAAGCTTCTAGCAAAGTGATGTCCATTCTCTTAGCAGCAGTTGCTTCTGTGAGTTTATTGGTGGGTGGTATTGGCATCATGAACATCATGTTAGTTTCTGTGACAGAACGAACGAGGGAGATTGGTTTACGTTTAGCAGTAGGTGCTAGAGGTCAAGATATCTTGTCGCAGTTCTTAGTTGAAGCAATTACCTTATCCACGATTGGTGGTGTATTGGGCATTCTTTTGGGTGGTTTAGGAACTTGGTTAGTAGCTGTGTTAGCTGAATGGCGAGTAGAACTTTCTATTTTGTCGATTATGTTGGCAGTTGGCTTCTCCGCCATGATTGGTATCTTCTTTGGTTACTACCCTGCACGTAAAGCAGCGGCTATGCAGCCAATACAAGCATTGAGATACGAATAAATCATAGGATTTCTTCTGGATAGTTTGATGCATTGATGTCTATAAGCTTTATCATTTAGCCCATGGATATCAATTTATTAATTCAAACAATTATTTTGGGTTTGGTAGAAGGTTTAACCGAATTCCTTCCTATTTCAAGTACGGGTCATCTCATTCTAGTTGGTGACTTACTTAATTTTAATGACGAAAAGGGCAAAGCCTTTGAGGTCATTATTCAGTTTGGCGCAATCTTGGCGGTTTGTTGGGAATATCGTCAGAAATTAATCACTGTGGTGGCTGGGTTAGCTTCTAAACCTTTGGCGCAACGTTTTGCCATCAATGTCATCATCGCTACGATCCCAGCTATTACCTTGGCGCTCTTGTTTGGTAAATTTATTAAGAGTGTTTTGTTCTCGCCGATTCCTGTGGCAATGGCTTTCATTGTTGGTGCCCTCATTATTTTCTGGGCGGAATCTATTCAGAAGAACAAATCATCGATATCTAATAATCGTATTCAGACAATTGATGATCTACGTTGGCAAGATGCCTTAAAAATTGGTTTAGCGCAGTGTGCGGCTTTAATTCCAGGAACATCACGTTCAGGCGCCACGATTATTGGTGGCATGTTATTTGGCTTGCCTCGTAAAGTCGCCACCGAGTTCTCTTTCTTCTTGGCGATTCCGGTGATTGCTGGAGCGACTCTTTATGAGTTGATTAAGTTACGCCATGTTTTAGGTGAAACATCGTGGGCCACCTTTGGTCCTGTATTGGCTGTTGGTTTTGTTGTTTCTTTTATTTCAGCATTTGCTTGTATTCGTTGGTTGATACGCTATGTTGCTTCACATGACTTCAAAGCCTTTGCTTGGTACCGCATTGTGTTTGGTGTAGTCGTTTTGGTGACGGCTTGGACGGGCATAGTTCAGTGGTCCAATTAATTGCAATTAATGGACGCTTAATTAAACTCTAACTATGTCTGAAAATAAAAACACCGAGCTGGTTGATTCATTGCCACAAGATGATGCAAAACATGAGCGTGTTACATCTGCCCAATATTTACATCGTATTAAATCGTTTGTTCTTAGAACTGGTCGATTAACGCCGGGTCAAGAAAAAGCTATTGAAACTCTAGGGCCAGCATATTTACTACCCTACACAGGTCAAGCGATTAATTGGAATCAATCTTTTAATCAGACAACACCGACAGCAAGACCAAAGATCTTGGAGATTGGTTTTGGTATGGGGGAGACCACCGCCAAAATTGCGCTAGCTAGACCTGAAGATGATTTTCTGGCCATTGAGGTGCATGAGCCTGGGGTGGGTGCTCTATTAAAACTGATTGGTGAACAAGGGCAAACCAATTTACGTTTGATGCGCCATGATGCTGTTGAAGTAGTTGAGAACATGATTCCTGAGGGGTTCTTAGATGGTGTGCATGTTTACTTCCCAGACCCTTGGCATAAAAAGCGCCATAACAAACGTCGTCTCATTCAACCTAAATTTGTTGAGTTATTAAGTAGTCGTATCAAATCAGGTGGCTACTGGCACTTGGCAACTGATTGGCAAGAGTATGCCGAGCAAATGATGGAAGTCTTAAGTGCTGAGTCGACTTTAGAAAACACAGGCACTCTAGCAGGTGGCTATGCTGAGAGACCTGGTTATAGACCGGTTACTAAGTTTGAAAACCGAGGCCTGCGTTTAGGTCACGGTGTTTGGGATTTGGTGTTTAGGAAAAAGTAGATCTTTCAGTAATTTAACAATAAATTTGCACCATAACAATTACTATGTTATAGTGCATTTGTTATGTTAATAAATCAACGTAAAATAGTTATACAGCAGTACCTAGAGGATACGATTGGTATCAAAGGGGTTGCTTTGCGGCCTTACCAGGCAATTAACACATTGCCTTATCTAGCCCAAGACTATTTCCAATTTCTAGAAATGGAGCTTGCAGGGCATACGGTCGTCCTTGCTATCACCATAGATCAAAAAAAATCTTTGCGAGAGCTACGCGCTTTGCTTGGAAAGCTTAAATTTGATGTGCCAGTAATTTTGTGTTTTGATGTATTAGCCTCTTATGAGCGTCGATATCTGATGGAACAAAAAATCCCATTTTTAGTTCCGGGTAATCAGTTATATCTCCCAGAATTAGGGATAGATTTAAGAGAGTATTTCCGCCATCGTAATAAAAATCTCCTACAGACAGTAAATCCTGCTACGCAAGCGATGTTCTTGTGGTTTTTATTAAATAAACCAGCACAAGATGAGTGGCATCTAAGTGAGGCTGCCCTAGCTTTGCAATATACAAGTATGTCAGCTTCAAGAGCGGCTACTGAATTAGTGGAATTAGATCTTTTTGATGAACAACAAGTTGGGCGCAATAAATATTTGCGCTTGAAATATGCTCGAGAGGAAATTTGGCAAAAAATTAAGCCTTATTTAAAAAGTCCAGTAAAGCGTGAAGTCTGGAGTGATGAAATTAAGGTACACCCATCAGAAACTCGTTTTGCAGGTTTTTCCGCATTATCAAAGTTGACTATGATTAATGATGACAAGGAATCTTGTTATGCAATCTCATCTTCTAAATGGAGAGAGTTATTAAGGTATGGCGTTAGGGAGTTAGTTGAGAGAGAGCCGGGGGCTAGCCATTGGCAAATTTGGTCTTATGAACCAGCTATAAAAATTGAATCATCTGGCAATAAAAATAAATATGATTTGGTTGATCAATTTTCTTTATGGCTAAGTTTCAAAGATGACCCTGATGACAGAGTACAAATTGCACTTAAAGAGTTAGAAAAAAGCTTTAAATGGTAAAAGGTTTAGACATTTTCACAAGGTGGTTCGAATTATATGTTGATCAATATGTATTGATTGGGGGAACTGCTGCATCCATTTCAATGGGAGAGCTAGGGCTTAGTTTTCGGGGCACTCGAGATTTAGATGTAGTTTTACATGTTGAGGCATTAACGCCTGAATTTGGCAAGGTATTTTGGAAGTTTATTGAGGCAGGAAGATATCAAATTCAACAAAGTAACCAAGGGTCGCCTAAGCTATATAGGTTCAAAGAGCCTCAAGAAGAGGAGTTTCCTTTTATGGTTGAGTTGTTTTCTCGAGTGCCTGATGGAATTGATGTCTCTGAATATAATCATTTAACTCCGATTCCGATTGATGACGAAGTATCCAGCTTGTCCGCTATTTTGTTGGATGATGATTATTATCAATTTGTTATTTCTGGTAGAAAGACTAAGAGTGGCTTTGCTTCTTGGGTTGCAGAAGATCGTTTGATTCCCCTTAAGGCCTTGGCATGGTTGGATATGATGGATCGCAAGAACTCTGGTGAGCTAATTGATTCGAAAAAAATTGAGAAACATCGCAAAGATATTGTGGTGTTATCCGGATTGCTCAGCCAAGATACCCGTATTGATACCCCTCCCAGAATTTCTCAAGATTTAAGGCGGTTCATAGAAAAGGCGAGTTCGAAAGATGCTTCAGATATTAATCATATTAAAGAACGTTTATTTTTGGCCTATGGTTTGTAGCTCTGGTGTTTTAAAGTCCCAAGCAGATATATTTCATCTCAAGGTACTCTTCGATCCCCCAAACACTGCCTTCACGGCCTAGACCTGATTGTTTGACGCCACCAAAAGGCCCAACTTCGTTAGAGATGATGCCTGTGTTGACTCCAACCATACCAAACTCTAGGGCTTCGGCGACTCGCCAAATACGTCCAATATCTCTGCTATAGAAATAAGACGCTAGACCAAACTCGCTGTCATTGGCTGCCGCGATAACTTCTGCTTCTGTTTTAAATGGAATCACCGCTGCTACAGGGCCAAAAGTCTCTTCTTTGGTAATAAGCATGCCTTGTTTAACGCCAGACAATACTGTTGGCTCATAGAAAGTGCCGCCTAATGAATGACGTTTACCGCCAGAAACAATTTTTGCACCCTGTTTTACGGCATCAGCCACATGAGACTCTACTTTTTCAATGGCCTGCATATCAATCATCGGCCCCTGCTGAATACCTGACTCAAGACCATTACCGACTTTAATCTTATTGGTGGCTGCCGCTAGTTTTTCAACGAAGGCGTCATGAAGGCTCTCGTGAACATAAAAACGATTGGAGCAAACGCAGGTTTGGCCAGCATTTCTGTATTTAGAAAGAATGGCACCTTGCACGGCTGCATCCAAGTCAGCATCTTCAAAAACAATAAATGGCGCATGGCCACCTAATTCAAGGGCGATCTTTTTAACAGTGGGCGCGCTTTGCTCCATGAGGATACGACCCACGGGGGTCGATCCAGTAAATGACAAATGTCTCACAACTGGCGAGCTGCAAAGAACTTTACCGACGATGATGGAGTTATCAGCATCAGCCGTCACGATATTAATAACGCCTTCTGGAATGCCGGCTTCCTTGGCTAATTTGGCAAGGGCTAAAGCTGAAAGGGGGGTTTGTTCAGCAGGTTTAATCACAATCGTGCACCCTGCCGCAATGGCAGGTGCTACTTTGCGAGTAATCATGGCTAGCGGGAAGTTCCATGGGGTAATGGATGCGCACACGCCGATGGGTTGTTTAAACACCATCATGCGCTTATCAGACCAAGTGCTAGACGGAATCGCGCCCATGACTCGCTTGGCTTCCTCTCCAAACCATTCAATAAAAGAGGATGCGT from Polynucleobacter sp. MWH-Spelu-300-X4 encodes the following:
- a CDS encoding efflux RND transporter periplasmic adaptor subunit; this encodes MVQKMGKYVIWVKSQLHAHVWLRRTLWSLLSLMMVYFLWKMAASLLGWNQPSYKTVAIEEGPLVVSISASGTLNPVKSVQVGTQVSGMIQEIYVDFNAKVKKGQVIARIDPREWQARFDQADANYILAKRNHDNNQRLIEKNFVSPAAFDQTLSAYKSAKAALTMAKKALDDTVIKAPVDGVVVKRSVEPGQTVAASLQAPELFIIAQDLADMQVETSIDESDVGRITEGMSATFTVDAFPGKVFKSQVKQIRKSPINVQNVVTYTVLLTAQNPDLKLLPGMTANATIVTEQKESVLRLPNAALRFRMPMAEGAKNADGKSARPATSSTSGAPGSNAADGSGGKPYSAGAAASGRLRKVWVMDGQGLAKKPMQKTVRVGLSDGSATELLPVKEGSDSEQSLKAGDLVIIGVQGGAGAPGSNSMKPPPGPRLF
- a CDS encoding ABC transporter ATP-binding protein → MVLIQTRDLVKTYGVGEQIVHALDGVSIDINEGEFVAIVGASGSGKSTFMNMIGCLDKPTSGTYHLAGEDVEAMDDDALADLRNRRIGFVFQQFNLLPRTSAIENVSLPLLYAREGNLAGLTKEQRYEHAKVRLEQVGLGERLFNTPAQLSGGQQQRVAIARALVNDPNLILADEPTGALDSKTSAEVMALLTELNHQGMTVVVVTHEPDVAAYANRTITFKDGKVISDVAKEKMATTATIIKQTSATKGDFL
- a CDS encoding ABC transporter permease, which encodes MNLPIALQALKVNKLRSALTMLGIIIGVAAVIVMIAVGSGAQARVKEQIAGLGSNLMILWPGSVTTAGVRGGTGTAQTLVEDDAWAVMREISEVQVAAPTQRGSGQIVWNNTNWLAAIVGATPEYFETRDWVLVSGRMFEPGELSSAGKVAIIGQTVANELFGEEDPIDQVIRVRGVPFTVIGLLDKKGQNMMGQDQDDLVVLPLSTARNKIFGALPGRIGRVSTIFIKARDGADMKAAEEKIQDLLRQRHRLGVNTPDDFTLRNLTEILQAQEASSKVMSILLAAVASVSLLVGGIGIMNIMLVSVTERTREIGLRLAVGARGQDILSQFLVEAITLSTIGGVLGILLGGLGTWLVAVLAEWRVELSILSIMLAVGFSAMIGIFFGYYPARKAAAMQPIQALRYE
- a CDS encoding undecaprenyl-diphosphate phosphatase translates to MDINLLIQTIILGLVEGLTEFLPISSTGHLILVGDLLNFNDEKGKAFEVIIQFGAILAVCWEYRQKLITVVAGLASKPLAQRFAINVIIATIPAITLALLFGKFIKSVLFSPIPVAMAFIVGALIIFWAESIQKNKSSISNNRIQTIDDLRWQDALKIGLAQCAALIPGTSRSGATIIGGMLFGLPRKVATEFSFFLAIPVIAGATLYELIKLRHVLGETSWATFGPVLAVGFVVSFISAFACIRWLIRYVASHDFKAFAWYRIVFGVVVLVTAWTGIVQWSN
- the trmB gene encoding tRNA (guanosine(46)-N7)-methyltransferase TrmB; this translates as MSENKNTELVDSLPQDDAKHERVTSAQYLHRIKSFVLRTGRLTPGQEKAIETLGPAYLLPYTGQAINWNQSFNQTTPTARPKILEIGFGMGETTAKIALARPEDDFLAIEVHEPGVGALLKLIGEQGQTNLRLMRHDAVEVVENMIPEGFLDGVHVYFPDPWHKKRHNKRRLIQPKFVELLSSRIKSGGYWHLATDWQEYAEQMMEVLSAESTLENTGTLAGGYAERPGYRPVTKFENRGLRLGHGVWDLVFRKK
- a CDS encoding NAD-dependent succinate-semialdehyde dehydrogenase; this encodes MTNLRDNPHLTSFPVHNPATGELLESIANMGAAEAEAAIQRANEALPAWRSKTAKERAAIMRRWFELMNENSDYLAELMTKEQGKPLAEAKGEVSYASSFIEWFGEEAKRVMGAIPSSTWSDKRMMVFKQPIGVCASITPWNFPLAMITRKVAPAIAAGCTIVIKPAEQTPLSALALAKLAKEAGIPEGVINIVTADADNSIIVGKVLCSSPVVRHLSFTGSTPVGRILMEQSAPTVKKIALELGGHAPFIVFEDADLDAAVQGAILSKYRNAGQTCVCSNRFYVHESLHDAFVEKLAAATNKIKVGNGLESGIQQGPMIDMQAIEKVESHVADAVKQGAKIVSGGKRHSLGGTFYEPTVLSGVKQGMLITKEETFGPVAAVIPFKTEAEVIAAANDSEFGLASYFYSRDIGRIWRVAEALEFGMVGVNTGIISNEVGPFGGVKQSGLGREGSVWGIEEYLEMKYICLGL